One genomic segment of Tursiops truncatus isolate mTurTru1 chromosome 4, mTurTru1.mat.Y, whole genome shotgun sequence includes these proteins:
- the LOC101320726 gene encoding LOW QUALITY PROTEIN: olfactory receptor 5K1-like (The sequence of the model RefSeq protein was modified relative to this genomic sequence to represent the inferred CDS: inserted 1 base in 1 codon; deleted 2 bases in 1 codon), whose amino-acid sequence MAKENHTVKHXFILTGFTDYPELKTLLFVVFFAMYLITMVGILGLVILISKEHHLCTPMYIFLGNPTLVDSCCACAITPKMLRNFFSENRTVSLYECMAQFYFLCTVETADCFLLVVMAYDHYVAICSPLQYHTRMSKELCIQMTTGAYIAGNLHSMTHIGLLFRLVFCGSNHIKHFYCDILPLYRLSCVDPYVNELVLFIFSGSIQVFTIGSVLISYLYILFTIFKMKSKEGRVKAFSSCASHFLSVSLFYISFFMYISPNLLEEWDKDIPAAIVFTEVVPLLNPFICSLRNKEVITVLRKILKKKI is encoded by the exons atggctaaagaaaatCATACTGTAAAAC AGTTTATCCTCACAGGATTTACAGACTACCCAGAGCTGAAGACCCTTCTGTTTGTGGTGTTCTTTGCCATGTATCTGATCACCATGGTGGGGATTCTTGGCCTGGTGATACTGATTTCAAAAGAGCATCATCTTTGCACACCAATGTACATCTTTCTGGGCAACCCCACTCTCGTGGATTCTTGCTGTGCCTGTGCCATTACTCCTAAGATGTTAAGGAACTTCTTTTCTGAAAACAGAACGGTTTCCCTCTATGAATGCATggcacagttttattttctttgcactGTTGAAACTGCAGACTGCTTTCTTCTGGTGGTAATGGCCTATGATCACTATGTGGCCATATGCAGCCCTCTGCAGTACCATACCAGGATGTCAAAGGAACTCTGCATTCAGATGACCACAGGGGCCTACATAGCTGGAAACCTGCATTCTATGACTCATATAGGGCTTCTATTCAGGTTAGTTTTCTGTGGATCAAATCACATCAAACACTTTTATTGTGATATTCTTCCTTTATATAGGCTCTCCTGTGTTGACCCTTATGTCAATGAACTGGTACTGTTTATCTTTTCAGGCTCAATTCAAGTCTTCACAATAGGTAGTGTCTTAATATCTTATCTCTACATTCTCTTtactattttcaaaatgaaatccaAAGAGGGAAGGGTCAAAGCCTTTTCTAGCTGTGCATCCCACTTTTtgtcagtttcattattttat ATCTCTTTTTTCATGTACATTAGTCCAAATTTGCTTGAAGAATGGGATAAAGATATACCAGCTGCTATTGTGTTTACAGAAGTAGTTCCTTTACTAAACCCTTTTATTTGTAGCCTAAGAAATAAGGAAGTAATAACTGTTTTGaggaaaattctgaagaaaaaaatttga